In Toxotes jaculatrix isolate fToxJac2 chromosome 12, fToxJac2.pri, whole genome shotgun sequence, the following are encoded in one genomic region:
- the myo7ab gene encoding unconventional myosin-VIIa isoform X1: MVILQQGDYVWLDLKTGREFDVPVGAVVKLCDSGQIQVLDDEGREHWISPQNATNIKPMHPTSIHGVEDMIRLGDLNEAGILRNLLIRYNERVIYTYTGSILVAVNPYQLLPIYTPDQIRLYTNKKIGEMPPHIFAIADNCYFNMQRNNKDQCCIISGESGAGKTESTKLILQFLAAISGQHSWIEQQVLEATPILEAFGNAKTIRNDNSSRFGKYIDIHFNKRGAIEGAKIEQYLLEKSRVCRQAPDERNYHVFYCMLKGMSPEMKAKLGLGLATDYSYLTMGNCTECDGRDDLSDYSSILSAMKVLMFTETENWEISKLLAAILHMGNLQFEARTYDNLDACVVVRSPDLVTAASLMEVEPKDVMVCLTTRTLITRGESVATPLSVEQALDVRDAFVKGIYGRLFVWIVDKINAAIYRPPSCESNIMPRSIGLLDIFGFENFIVNSFEQLCINFANENLQQFFVRHVFKLEQEEYNLEDISWQHIEFTDNQDALDMIANKPMNIISLIDEESKFPKGTDATMLYKLNSQHKLNSNYIPPKNSYETQFGIQHFAGVVHYETRGFLEKNRDSLHTDIIQLVHSSKNKFIKQIFQADVAMGVETRKRSPTLSSQFKRSLEMLMRTLSVCQPFFVRCIKPNELKKPMLFDRELCIRQLRYSGMMETIRIRRAGYPIRYTFAEFVDRYRVLMPGVKPAHIQEDLRGTCQQIVLARLGKHDDWQIGKTKIFLKDHHDMQLEIERDKAITDKVILIQKAVRGLKARTTFLRLKSAVTFIQKVWRGYRCRKNYQIMQSGFLRLQAVYRSRKFYRSYRMTRLRVTLIQARCRGFLIRQTFWRRLRAVLTIQAYTRGMIARRLCQRLRAERQRRLEAERQRLAEEEQLRNQMTARRAKAEAERKHQERLVQLAQQQEEREREVKEEARRKKELLEQMEREKEQPVDHSDMVDRMFGFLGNSGPLPNQDGQAPAGFEDLENTPHGEEAEEEVLNEALPLPDEEEEDLSEYKFSKFAATYFQGVSTHTYIRRPLKQPLLFHEDEGDQLAALAVWITVLRFMGDLPEPKCQMVINDGSEKIPVMTKIYETLGKRTYKRELQELQVEGENSSIESQKRNSVRHKLVSLTLKRKSKITEEVTRRLTDSDYGLQGNSMLEDRPTSNLEKLHFIIGNGILRPALRDEIYCQICKQLTQNPSKSSHARGWILLSLCVGCFAPSEKFVKYLRTFLNNGPPGYAPYCEERLRRTFVNRTRTQPPSWLELQATKSKKPIMLPVTFMDGTTKTLLADSATTASELCNALADKINLRDRFGFSLYIALFDKVSSLGSGSDHVMDAVSQCEQYAKEQGAQERNAPWRLFFRKEIFNPWHNPAEDYVATNLIYQQIVRGVKFGEYRCEREEDLAELASQQYYVDYGSEILQDRLLSLIPSYIPDREITSTKTTEKWAQLIINAHKKGLHTKRRLNTQKVKEDVVDFARLKWPLLFSRFYEAFKFSGPSLPKNDVIVAVNWTGVYFVDEQEQVLLELSFPEITAVSSSRGGKLQGQSFTLATMKGDEYTFTSNNAEDIRDLVVTFLEGLRKRSKYVVGLLDCPNPAGRDSTFLSFLKGDLIILDEHDGDHVMNSGWAHGINDRTKQRGDFPADCVYVLPTVTRPQYDIVALVTMTPDQRRESVSLSQIHLSDSEDKAKPYTLEEFSYDYFRPPPKSTLSRVMISKARGKERLWSCTREPLKQPLLKKVLAHEELSQEACLAFIAVMKYTGDYPSKRVRSVNELTDQIFEGALKAEPLKDEIFCQILKQLTDNHIKYSEEKGWELLWLCTGLFPPSNTLLPHVQKFLQAKKHYPLAPDCMQRLQKALRNGSRKYPPHLVEVEAIQHKTTQIFHKVYFPDDSDEVFEVESSTKAKDFCHNISGRLMLKSSEGFSLFVKITDKVISVPDGDFFFDFVRHLTDWIKKARHVKDGVVPSLTYQVFFMKKLWTNTVPGKDSMADSIFHYYQELPKYLRGYHKCTREEVHQLAALIYRVKFDEDKSHFHNMSKILKELVPQDQIRHLSPDDWKRSILSLYNKHAGKTREEAKLSLLKIIYKWPTFGSAFFEVKQTTDPNYPETLLIAINKHGVSLIDPKSKDILTTHPFTKISNWSSGNTYFHITIGNLVRGSKLLCETSLGYKMDDLLTSYISQMLTTMTKQRTSRGNSN, encoded by the exons ATGGTCATTCTGCAGCAG GGAGACTATGTGTGGTTGGACCTTAAAACCGGCAGAGAGTTTGACGTTCCTGTGGGAGCCGTGGTCAAACTGTGCGACTCTGGACAGATCCAGGTTCTGGATGATGAAGGCCGG GAACACTGGATCTCCCCTCAGAATGCCACCAACATCAAGCCCATGCACCCAACCTCCATCCACGGGGTGGAGGACATGATCCGCCTGGGCGACCTCAACGAGGCCGGCATCCTCCGCAACCTGCTCATCCGCTACAATGAGCGCGTCATCTAT ACATATACAGGCTCAATCCTGGTGGCAGTCAATCCCTACCAGCTGCTACCCATCTACACTCCAGACCAGATCCGCCTCTACACCAACAAGAAGATTGGCGAGATGCCGCCGCACATATTCGCCATCGCAGACAACTGCTACTTCAACATGCAGCGGAACAACAAGGACCAGTGCTGCAtcatcag CGGTGAGTCTGGAGCTGGGAAAACAGAAAGCACAAAGCTGATCCTGCAGTTCCTCGCAGCCATCAGCGGTCAACACTCCTGGATAGAGCAGCAAGTCCTGGAGGCCACGCCGATCCTCGAAG CCTTTGGCAATGCCAAGACGATTCGAAATGACAACTCCAGTCGCTTTGGGAAGTACATTGATATCCACTTCAACAAGCGAGGGGCCATTGAAGGAGCCAAGATAGAGCAGTACCTGCTGGAGAAGTCTCGAGTCTGTCGACAG GCTCCAGATGAGAGGAACTACCATGTTTTCTACTGCATGTTGAAGGGGATGTCTCCAGAGATGAAAGCTAAGCTTGGCCTGGGCCTCGCCACGGACTACTCCTACCTCACCATG GGTAACTGTACAGAGTGTGACGGCCGTGACGACCTGAGTGATTACTCCAGCATCCTGTCAGCCATGAAGGTCCTCATGTTCACAGAGACGGAGAACTGGGAGATTTCCAAGCTGCTGGCTGCCATCCTGCACATGGGAAACCTGCAATTTGAGG CTCGTACGTATGACAACCTGGACGCCTGTGTGGTTGTGAGATCTCCTGATCTGGTTACTGCTGCTTCACTCATGGAG GTGGAGCCAAAGGATGTGATGGTGTGCTTGACCACACGGACCCTGATCACTCGTGGTGAAAGTGTCGCCACCCCTCTCAGTGTGGAACAAGCCCTGGATGTCAGGGATGCCTTTGTCAAG GGGATCTACGGCAGACTGTTTGTCTGGATTGTGGATAAGATCAATGCCGCCATTTACAGACCGCCGTCCTGCGAGAGCAACATCATGCCCAGATCGATCGGGTTGCTGGACATCTTTGGCTTTGAGAACTTCATTGTCAACAG cttTGAGCAGCTGTGCATCAACTTTGCCAACGAGAACCTGCAGCAGTTCTTTGTCCGCCACGTCTTCaagctggagcaggaggagtacAACCTGGAGGACATCAGCTGGCAGCACATCGAGTTCACGGATAACCAGGACGCGCTGGACATGATCGCCAACAAACCCATGAACATCATCTCCCTCATTGACGAGGAGAGCAAGTTCCCTAAG gGAACTGATGCTACGATGTTGTATAAGCTCAACTCACAGCACAAGCTCAACTCCAACTACATCCCTCCTAAAAACAGCTATGAAACCCAGTTTGGTATCCAGCACTTTGCAGGTGTGGTGCACTACGAGACCAGAG GATTCCTGGAGAAAAACCGGGACAGCCTCCACACCGACATCATCCAGCTCGTGCACTCGTCCAAGAACAAGTTCATCAAGCAAATCTTCCAGGCTGACGTGGCCATG ggtgTTGAGACGAGGAAGCGCTCTCCCACTCTGAGCAGTCAGTTCAAACGTTCCCTCGAGATGCTGATGAGGACGCTGAGCGTGTGTCAGCCGTTCTTTGTTCGTTGTATAAAACCCAATGAGTTAAAAAAACCTATG TTATTTGACAGAGAGCTCTGCATTCGTCAGCTGCGCTACTCCGGCATGATGGAGACCATCCGGATTCGGCGCGCCGGCTATCCCATCAGATACACCTTTGCTGAGTTTGTGGACCGTTACAGAGTCCTTATGCCTGGAGTCAAACCCGCTCACATACAG GAGGACCTGCGAGGGACCTGCCAGCAGATAGTCCTGGCCCGGTTGGGGAAACATGACGACTGGCAGATCGGAAAGACAAAGATTTTCCTGAAG GATCACCACGACATGCAGCTGGAGATCGAGAGAGACAAAGCCATTACTGACAAGGTCATCCTCATCCAGAAGGCTGTGCGTGGGCTTAAAGCGAG GACTACCTTTCTCAGACTGAAGAGTGCCGTGACTTTTATCCAAAAGGTCTGGAGGGGTTATCGGTGCAGAAAGAATTACCAAATA ATGCAGTCGGGCTTCTTGCGCCTCCAGGCCGTCTACAGGTCGAGGAAGTTCTACAGAAGCTACCGGATGACTCGCCTTCGTGTTACTCTCATCCAAGCCCGTTGCCGTGGTTTCCTCATCCGGCAGACATTTTGGCGGCGTCTACGTGCCGTGTTGACCATCCAGGCCTACACCAGGGGCATGATAGCCAGGCGCCTCTGCCAGAGGCTCAGGGCAGAG CGGCAGCGTCGCCTGGAAGCTGAGCGCCAGCGCCTGGCCGAGGAGGAGCAGCTGCGGAACCAGATGACGGCTCGCCGGGCCAAGGCGGAGGCCGAGAGGAAGCACCAGGAGCGGCTCGTCCAACTGgcccagcagcaggaggagagggagagggaggtaaAGGAGGAGgcgaggaggaagaaggagctgctggagcagatggagagggagaaggagcagCCCGTCGATCACTCAGACATGGTCGACCGCATGTTTGGTTTCCTGGGGAACTCGGGGCCGTTACCCAACCAGGACGGACAAGCACCAGCTGGCTTTGAA GACTTGGAGAACACTCCTCACGGcgaggaagcagaagaagaggtgCTGAACGAAGCTCTGCCGTTAcctgatgaggaagaggaggatttGTCTGAGTACAAGTTCTCTAAGTTTGCGGCAACCTACTTCCAGGGTGTTTCCACGCACACGTACATCAGACGGCCGCTGAAACAACCTCTGCTTTTTCAcgaggatgaaggagatcagctG GCTGCGTTAGCCGTGTGGATCACCGTGTTGAGGTTCATGGGGGACCTCCCCGAGCCCAAGTGCCAGATGGTCATTAACGACGGCAGCGAAAAGATCCCCGTCATGACCAAGATCTACGAAACCCTTGGCAAGAGGACTTACAAGagggagctgcaggagctgcaggtggaaggagag aaCAGCTCCATTGAAAGCCAGAAGAGGAACAGTGTCAGACACAAGCTGGTGTCTCTCACCCTGAAGAGGAAATCCAAGATCACTGAGGAG GTCACCAGGCGTCTGACAGACAGCGACTACGGCCTCCAAGGGAACAGCATGCTGGAGGACCGACCCACCTCCAACCTGGAGAAGCTTCACTTCATCATCGGCAACGGCATCTTACGGCCTGCCCTCAG GGATGAGATCTACTGTCAGATCTGCAAACAGCTCACTCAGAATCCGTCTAAGAGCAGCCACGCCCGGGGATGGatcctgctgtctctctgcgTGGGCTGCTTCGCCCCCTCCGAGAAGTTTGTCAAA TATTTACGGACTTTTCTGAACAACGGTCCCCCCGGTTACGCTCCATATTGCGAGGAAAGGTTGAGGAGGACATTTGTCAATCGTACTCGGACTCAGCCGCCATCGTGGCTGGAACTGCAG GCCACTAAGTCTAAGAAGCCCATCATGCTCCCAGTAACATTTATGGACGGCACCACCAAGACCCTCCTGGCCGACTCAGCCACCACTGCCAGCGAGCTGTGCAACGCTCTGGCGGACAAGATCAACCTGAGAGATCGATTTGGCTTCTCGCTGTACATCGCCCTGTTTGACAAG GTGTCGTCTTTGGGCAGCGGTAGCGACCACGTCATGGACGCAGTCTCCCAGTGTGAGCAGTATGCCAAGGAGCAGGGCGCCCAGGAGAGGAACGCCCCCTGGAGGCTGTTCTTCAGGAAGGAGATCTTCAACCCCTGGCACAACCCCGCCGAGGACTACGTCGCCACAAACCTCATTTACCAGCAGATCGTCCGAGGGGTGAAGTTCGGAGAGTATCGCTGTGAGAGG GAGGAGGACTTGGCAGAGCTGGCCTCTCAGCAGTACTATGTGGATTATGGCTCAGAGATCCTCCAGGATCGTCTGCTCAGCCTCATCCCCTCCTACATCCCCGACAGAGAAATCACCTCAACCAAGACCACAGAGAAGTGGGCTCAGCTTATCATCAACGCCCACAAAAAG GGATTACACACGAAGAGGAGGTTGAACACACAGAAGGTGAAGGAGGACGTGGTGGATTTCGCTCGTTTAAAGTGGCCTTTACTCTTCTCACGCTTCTACGAGGCCTTCAAATTCTCAG GGCCTAGTCTGCCCAAGAACGACGTGATCGTGGCTGTGAACTGGACGGGGGTTTACTTTGTGGACGAACAGGAGCAGGTCCTTCTGGAGCTCTCTTTCCCAGAGATCACCGCCGTGTCCAGTAGCAG AGGGGGTAAACTCCAGGGTCAGAGTTTTACCTTGGCCACCATGAAAGGAGACGAATACACGTTCACCTCCAACAACGCAGAGGACATCCGCGATCTGGTGGTCACCTTCCTCGAGGGTCTGAGGAAGAGGTCCAAGTATGTGGTGGGACTGCTGGACTGTCCCAACCCTG CAGGGAGAGACTCCACGTTCCTGAGTTTCTTGAAAGGGGATCTGATCATCCTGGACGAACACGACGGAGACCATGTGATGAACTCTGGCTGGGCTCACGGCATCAACGACAGGACCAAACAGAGAGGAGACTTCCCTGCTGACTGCGTCTATGTACTGCCCACTGTCACCAGACCACAGTATGACATAGTG GCTTTAGTGACCATGACTCCTGATCAGAGGCGAGAATCCGTCAGTTTGTCCCAGATCCATCTTTCTGACAGCGAGGACAAAGCAAAGCCCTACACTCTGGAGGAATTTTCCTACGACTacttcag GCCTCCTCCTAAGAGCACTCTGAGCCGGGTGATGATCTCGAAAGCCCGAGGGAAGGAGCGTCTGTGGAGCTGCACCAGGGAGCCTCTCAAACAGCCTCTGCTGAAGAAAGTCCTGGCTCATGAGGAGCTCTCCCAGGAGGCCTGCCTGGCCTTCATAG CTGTGATGAAGTACACGGGCGACTACCCGTCGAAACGAGTGCGCTCTGTCAACGAGCTCACCGACCAGATCTTTGAAGGAGCGCTGAAGGCCGAGCCGCTCAAGGACGAGATCTTCTGTCAGATTCTCAAGCAGCTTACCGATAATCACATCAA gtacaGTGAGGAGAAGGGCTGGgagctgctgtggctctgcACTGGTTTGTTTCCTCCCAGTAACACCCTCCTACCTCACGTCCAGAAGTTCCTGCAGGCCAAGAAACACTACCCGCTGGCTCCAGACTGCATGCAGCGGCTACAGAAAGCCTTACG AAATGGATCGAGAAAGTATCCTCCTCacctggtggaggtggaggccaTCCAGCACAAGACCACGCAGATCTTCCACAAAGTTTACTTCCCGGATGACTCAGACGAG GTGTTTGAGGTGGAGTCGAGCACCAAAGCCAAAGACTTCTGCCACAACATCTCTGGACGTCTCATGCTCAAATCCTCCGAGGGCTTCAGTCTTTTTGTCAAGATCACTGACAAG GTTATCAGTGTGCCTGATGGCGACTTCTTCTTCGACTTCGTGAGACACCTGACCGACTGGATCAAGAAAGCCAGACACGTAAAAGATG GTGTAGTGCCTTCACTGACGTATCAGGTGTTCTTCATGAAGAAGCTCTGGACCAATACCGTGCCGGGAAAAGATTCCATGGCCGACTCGATCTTCCACTACTACCAA gagcTGCCTAAGTATCTGCGAGGCTACCACAAGTGTACGAGGGAGGAGGTGCACCAGTTGGCGGCGCTGATCTACAGGGTGAAGTTTGACGAGGATAAATCCCACTTTCACAATATGTCCAAAATCCTGAAGGAGCTCGTCCCACAGGACCAGATCCGGCACCTGTCCCCCGACGACTGGAAGAGG tcCATCTTGTCGCTGTACAACAAACACGCAGGGAAGACTCGAGAAGAAGCCAAACTCTCCCTCCTCAAAATCATCTACAAGTGGCCCACGTTCGGTTCGGCCTTCTTTGAAGTAAAG CAAACAACTGATCCAAATTATCCAGAAACCCTCCTGATAGCAATCAACAAACATGGAGTCAGTCTGATTGATCCAAAGTCTAAG GACATCCTCACCACTCACCCCTTCACTAAAATCTCCAACTGGAGCAGCGGCAACACCTACTTCCACATCACCATCGGAAACCTGGTCCGAGGCAGCAAACTGCTGTGTGAAACCTCACTG GGCTACAAAATGGATGACCTCCTGACCTCTTACATCAGCCAGATGCTGACGACCATGACCAAACAGCGAACCTCCCGCGGCAACAGCAACTGA